A genomic window from Silene latifolia isolate original U9 population chromosome Y, ASM4854445v1, whole genome shotgun sequence includes:
- the LOC141633011 gene encoding uncharacterized protein LOC141633011 translates to MEVLSKYLRKLCQQPHVSHHPKCHALNLTNLIFADDLMIFTRGYLPSVAAAVSDALHDFAQVSGLYLGLPLNTTRLSSAMFDPLVIVVQRVVTHWSSHLLSYTGKVQLLNFVVFGLTTFWCSSVFLPRHITKKISKLCKDIFWGIPSGIWAYWIQHYIFKESDIWYIQSKPYFPYSLKAILTARDTLISRAGRIFNAQTLLHSWSSAGKLSLHNAYLFLKNAPAAGPWTNSRITPSHKIISSVAVQNQLATIDNLQRRGICYVNRCVLCENNLETCDHLFFHCPLSRAFSQAFLHWMDILRQGKALMEELLYRSSYGVKHWRHVWFMVSLVAAVHQL, encoded by the exons ATGGAAGTTCTCTCCAAATACCTCAGAAAACTTTGTCAACAACCTCATGTTTCTCACCATCCAAAATGTCATGCTCTGAACCTCACCAACCTaatttttgctgatgatcttatGATCTTCACCCGTGGATATTTGCCTTCTGTTGCAGCTGCTGTTTCTGATGCTTTACATGATTTTGCTCAAGTTTCTGGACT GTACCTTGGTTTGCCTCTTAACACTACTAGGCTTTCTTCTGCAATGTTTGATCCCCTGGTTATTGTTGTTCAAAGAGTTGTTACCCACTGGTCTTCTCATCTCCTTTCTTATACTGGGAAAGTTCAGCTCCTTAATTTTGTTGTCTTTGGCTTGACAACTTTCTGGTGCTCTAGTGTCTTTCTTCCTAGGCATATTACTAAGAAGATTTCCAAACTCTGCAAGGACATTTTCTGGGGTATTCCTAGTG GCATTTGGGCTTACTGGATACAACATTATATTTTCAAGGAGTCTGATATTTGGTACATTCAATCCAAGCCTTACTTCCCTTATAGTTTGAAGGCTATTCTTACTGCTAGAGATACATTAATCAGTAGAGCTGGTAGAATTTTTAATGCTCAAACTTTGTTGCATAGCTGGTCTTCTGCTGGCAAGCTGTCTTTACATAATGCCTATCTTTTCCTGAAGAATGCTCCTGCTGCTGGACCCTGGACCAATTCTAGGATTACTCCTAGTCATAAGATCATTAGTTCCGTGGCTGTGCAGAATCAACTTGCTACAATTGATAATCTGCAAAGAAGGGGCATTTGTTATGTTAACAGATGTGTGCTTTGTGAAAACAACTTAGAGACTTGTGACCATCTGTTCTTCCACTGTCCATTATCAAGAGCATTTTCGCAAGCTTTTCTGCATTGGATGGACATTCTTAGGCAGGGGAAGGCTCTTATGGAGGAGCTGCTTTATAGGAGCTCTTATGGAGTGAAGCATTGGAGGCATGTGTGGTTTATGGTCTCTCTGGTTGCTGCTGTTCATCAACTATGA